GTTTCAACAACCGTTTTCCCAACGGCTGCCGGCAGTTCAACCCAACCCGGCCCGACCCAGACGCTCCCTGCTGCAACTCCGGTCTCATTTTCAGTTGAAAAAGCTGGCACCTATTCGACAACAATCATCACAACCTTTGACGGTGGCAAAGGCATGAGCGGGGTAAGCAAGGTCGATGTCCGTGTCACCCGCGCTGATGGTACGGTCGTTACGGGGGTGCTCAAACCCTTAAAAGGCGAAACGGTTGAGCTGGAAGGGACCAAGGGCACGGACAGGGTTGAGGTTATCGTGACCATGAATACCGGCTCCGTGTACAAGGTCATCGACCAGCAGATGCCGTACAAGACACGTGGCTGATCTTAAAACATTCTTCATCTTTTTCTTTTTTTTTTAAAAATGGTTTTTTTCATCAGCGTGCCGACAAGAGAGAGAATTATCAAAACAGGTAAACCCGGAATGGGGTTATTATAAGAGATTCTTTAATTATTTTCCTCTCCTGACGTTCCAGTGAAGCAATACGCCATCACCCGTCTGACAGATATTACAAAGAGTAAGCCGGGGAAAATCAGCCTCGCCGATAAAACCGTTTCCATCGGAGAGTGTAGGAGCATCCTTCCCACTGATGATGATATTACCGACAAATGTGTACAATTCATCGACAAGCCCCTTTGCAAACAGTCCGGCGATCAGAGTACCGCCACCTTCCACCATAAGACGACGTACCCCCATCAGCGCCAGCTCTTCAAGCACCGATTCAAGGTCGACTTCATCCTTTCCGGCAACCACCACCTTTGAAAGTTTTCCTAACATGGCAACCTTTACCGGATCCGCCTGCTGCGACACCGCCACTACCCTCATGCCATCACCCTTACGGAGCACAGACGCATCAAGAGGGATGCGGGCAAAACTGTCTATAACCACCCGGACAGGATGCTCGTCTTTTCCCTGTTCTTTGCGTTTCTTCTTTAGATCATCAGATTTCACCGTGAGAGATGGATCGTCTGCAAGCACCGTCCCGATGCCAACCATCACGGCATCGCTTTCAGCCTTGAGACCGTCCACCCTTATAAAGTCCTCGGCGCCCGAGATCTTCACCTGCCGTCGCTCGCGGGTGGAGATCTTGCCATCTGCGCTCATCGCTACATTGACAACGACATGAGGGCGCATAAATGATCCTTTGATCCTCAGGGTATTATAGCAACCGGATGGACTGGAGCAGGACCAAAGAAACACCAGAGCGATACCGGATTTAAAAATCCTCACCATGAGGCTTGTACCAGAAGATTTCAACGGTTTTTTGCGGGTTTTTAGAGAATGTATTTATAAAAACAGCGTCAAAGAACTGGTATATACATGCATCGGTATATCGCCCTGCCGCGTTATTCCATCACCCATACTGACTTTGTCCGACTCTGCGTCATCGTCTCGCTCTCCCTTTCGAGCATTTTTATCAGCTCCCTTGCACTTGCACGGAATATCCACACGATTTCCCCCCAGCTTTTCTATTTCCCGATCATTTATGCAGCCTATTTTTACCGCCGCAGGGGGATCTATGTCGCCGGTGCCTGCGCAATCGCCTACCAGGCTGTCGCTTATTACTATATTTTTCCTGACACGTTCAGCATGGGATATGCAACAGGGCAGTCGGTGCTCTTCATATGCGTTGCCGCGGCAGTTTCATACTTTACCGAACGATTGACAACCAGTGAAGGCCGGTACCGGAGTATTTTTGAGAACTCACATATCGGGATCGTCTTTATTAACGTTGATACGCTCGCGATTACCCTTGCAAACGGACATCTGGCAAAGATTTTGGGATATTCTCCTGACGAACTGGGAAAATTGACCATATCCCAGCTCTTCTATTCGCGGGATGAGCAGCGAAGATTTTTAAAACAATTAGGATCGGCGAGCCAATCGACCGGTATGGATACCCGGTTTGTGACAAAGAAAGGCGATCCAATCCGGGTCAGACTGTCGTGGGGGAAGCCTTCCGGGAACCAGGTGAGCCTTTCGGTTGTCGATATCAATGAGTTAAACCTCAACCTGCAGACAAACCTCACGTCCCTGAGTCAGAACGGGTTACTGATGGATACAACACCTGTCGGAATGGTGATCACCAACAACCGGAAGATTGTTCGTTCCAACCCTTCCTTCAACTCATTTTCAGGATACAGGGGTGAAGATCTGGCCGGAAAGGATCTTGTCATGTTCGTCCATCCTGATGACCGGAAGGAGTTTAGTGACCTGGTATCAAGGTCAACGGGGAAGACGCAGGTTTTGATAAACCCGGAGTTCCGGTTCCTCACCAAATCAGGCGTGATCAAACGGGCGACACTGTTTTTCACCCCGTTTAATGATGACGGGATCCCTTCGGTACTCATCACGATCATGGATATTTCCGAACGCGAGAGCCTCAAAGAACAGATCCGGCAGGACAATGAACGGCGGCGCGGGGTCATTACCAATGTGGCGCACGAGCTGCGCACGCCCCTCCAGCCCATCATCGGGTACCTTGATATGCTTATTGCAGACCCCGAAGAGTTTGGCATTTCCGAAGATACGAAAAAGATCCTTGGGCGGTGCCTCCAGAGCGCGGACCGGGAGCGCCGGATTATCAACCAGATGATTGACTTCTCTGTGATCGATTCCGGAAAGCTCCCGATCAATTATTCAACTTTTTCTGTCCGGGAACTCTTAAAAAATATCAGCAATGCAAGCGGGTACTCTATGAAGGCTGATATTGCCTGTGATATCCCGCACGGTCTCACGTTTATAGGTGATGCACACAAGATTTCGATTGTCATTGACTCGATACTTTCAAATGCGGTAAATTATTCCACACCTCCCCGGAAGGTAAAGATCACCTACAACTCGTCTGCCGATGACACCTATCACCGGCTCGCCATCCGGGACAATGGAATCGGCATCACGGAAGCCCAGCTCGATGAGATCTTCGAGCCCTTCCATCTCGCTGACGCAGACCTGTTGAGCCGGAAGTATGAACGGATCGGACTCTCGCTCTCGATAGCAAAGGAATACATCCGGATGCATGGGGGTTACATCAGCGTCGACAGCGTCGTCAACCATGGCAGCACGTTTACCCTCCATATCCCAAAAATTCCTCATGAGGATGTCATCACGCCTGAATCCTTTGACCTGTGGTTGTGAAATTGAATCAACCATGTCCAGAGCGCAGGATAAATGCAGGGGGTGATGCGATTAGTCGTTTCAATAGTTCCGGGAAACAATATCTTATCGATTGAAAATCGCATTGACAGAGTGAACAGCCGGAGATTAGTCCGGCAACCGGCTCTTCCCGTTCCGTCTCTTTAACGCCCTGCATTTGTTAAAATAGGTTTCACCCCAGATCCAGGGCTGGTAGGTGCCGCACATATGGGGTTTGATATCGTGGATGCTGCAGAGGTATCGCTTCCTGCCGACGCGGCGCAGGAACGGGCAGACAGCGGGATAGTCGTGGGTGACCGGGTCGCGCATTTCCACGGTGACAACATCGTGCAGCTCATCGGGCGCAAGGTCCGAGCAGTTCACCCATGATCCATCGTTTTTACAGGCAGCGAAGTTCCGGAGGATGTCCTGCCTCCCCTGTTCGATCCAGCCAAACAGGTTCTCAGCCGTAGGTGTGATGCTGTCCCCAAAGATCCTGCAGCAAAGCCCACACTGTTCGCATGGTTCATCGC
Above is a genomic segment from Methanoregula sp. containing:
- a CDS encoding 2,5-diamino-6-(ribosylamino)-4(3H)-pyrimidinone 5'-phosphate reductase is translated as MRPHVVVNVAMSADGKISTRERRQVKISGAEDFIRVDGLKAESDAVMVGIGTVLADDPSLTVKSDDLKKKRKEQGKDEHPVRVVIDSFARIPLDASVLRKGDGMRVVAVSQQADPVKVAMLGKLSKVVVAGKDEVDLESVLEELALMGVRRLMVEGGGTLIAGLFAKGLVDELYTFVGNIIISGKDAPTLSDGNGFIGEADFPRLTLCNICQTGDGVLLHWNVRRGK
- a CDS encoding PAS domain-containing sensor histidine kinase, giving the protein MHRYIALPRYSITHTDFVRLCVIVSLSLSSIFISSLALARNIHTISPQLFYFPIIYAAYFYRRRGIYVAGACAIAYQAVAYYYIFPDTFSMGYATGQSVLFICVAAAVSYFTERLTTSEGRYRSIFENSHIGIVFINVDTLAITLANGHLAKILGYSPDELGKLTISQLFYSRDEQRRFLKQLGSASQSTGMDTRFVTKKGDPIRVRLSWGKPSGNQVSLSVVDINELNLNLQTNLTSLSQNGLLMDTTPVGMVITNNRKIVRSNPSFNSFSGYRGEDLAGKDLVMFVHPDDRKEFSDLVSRSTGKTQVLINPEFRFLTKSGVIKRATLFFTPFNDDGIPSVLITIMDISERESLKEQIRQDNERRRGVITNVAHELRTPLQPIIGYLDMLIADPEEFGISEDTKKILGRCLQSADRERRIINQMIDFSVIDSGKLPINYSTFSVRELLKNISNASGYSMKADIACDIPHGLTFIGDAHKISIVIDSILSNAVNYSTPPRKVKITYNSSADDTYHRLAIRDNGIGITEAQLDEIFEPFHLADADLLSRKYERIGLSLSIAKEYIRMHGGYISVDSVVNHGSTFTLHIPKIPHEDVITPESFDLWL
- a CDS encoding YkgJ family cysteine cluster protein; translation: MDGHKEDGHQDCDEPCEQCGLCCRIFGDSITPTAENLFGWIEQGRQDILRNFAACKNDGSWVNCSDLAPDELHDVVTVEMRDPVTHDYPAVCPFLRRVGRKRYLCSIHDIKPHMCGTYQPWIWGETYFNKCRALKRRNGKSRLPD